In the genome of Palaemon carinicauda isolate YSFRI2023 chromosome 13, ASM3689809v2, whole genome shotgun sequence, one region contains:
- the Dp1 gene encoding vigilin: protein MDPTPTQQTVMESPEVPSAPQEVDPSSPAPTSELPATTNADQAYEPLSYDELFPALPNAGLSQVPVMEASESNWSKNSDMRIASSVITQVFRVPYEERVKIDGNNQFGESASSRICADITTRTNAHIEISSAKDQSLTFLVTGKNDAVMKAKRLILEKFQTQARQIVKIPKEHHRFILGKKGKKLQELESITATKIQIPNANDNSDEIVVVGTKDSIEKAMHEVRLISDEQSKQAYEKLEIPKQYHPFVCGASNEKIAALMAENNVRINVPPPSVMKNEITIAGEKDGVILCKDLITKCYKEMERKCQTVSVEVRKSQHKYVIGPRGANITEILQQTGVSVEMPTTDSPSETITLRGPQDKLGQALTLVYAKANSFMQIDVEAPTWLHKFIIGRKGANIRQITQDLPKVHVEFTDKQGGIRLEGPPEEVEEAREKLETMISEMKSKLTYDQITVDPKFYKHIIGKSGSNINRIRNDTGVLINISEADGSNLIRLEGSPEGVSQAKKELEDMVAKMENEKERDIIIEQRFHRTIIGTKGDKIREIRDKFNQVQISFPDPGEASDIVRIRGPKDDVDQCYAFLKRMLRELLESNFQVKVSIFRQFHKFVIGKAGANINKIREETNTRIDLPSEGQNSDEIIITGKKENCEKARDRIQKIQEELANIVELDIIIPSKFHNSMIGAGGKLIQSVSEECGGVAIKFPPPDSNSDKVTIRGPKDEVQKAKQMLVELSNEKQLASFTTEVRAKPQHHRFLIGRNGGNIRKIRDATGARIIFPTDKDEDKELIIIMGKKDSVAKAKEQLEATIKELDLIVEDTMTVDPKHHRHFVARRGEVLRQIGDQYGGVTVSFPRAGVQSDKVTLKGAKECVEAAKARISEIVTDLDEIISMEVIIPQKYHRTVMGARGSKVQAITTEFDVQIKFPEKDMNNDMSQMQINGEVNGDAEPPVTRPQDIVRLSGKKEKCEGARDALLALVPITVEEHVAFRHHRYIIGQKGENVRNMMTEHDVNIQVPPPQEESDVIRITGPPANTERAKEALKLKVAQLEEEELDRQARSFQIRMEVAPEYHPKIIGKRGAVISKIREKHDVNIQFPPRGDPEESVITITGYEKNVSDAKAAILAITGELDKMVKETVEINSRIHSRLIGTRGRAIRKIMEDYKVEIKFPRGDDDPNTVTIMGTQEDVDECKDHLLNLMEEYMQDIVEREDMEFYMSPNKGGSTGFQSDDSSPQGPRGGGTPGKKGFVVSGAPWAQEAPNMNSSEDFPSMGAPTLQAATPTIWGPRR, encoded by the exons ATGGACCCGACCCCCACGCAGCAGACAGTGATGGAGTCCCCAGAAGTTCCCTCCGCCCCCCAGGAGGTTGACCCAAGTTCCCCTGCCCCAACATCTGAGCTCCCAGCAACTACCAATGCTGATCAGGCATATGAGCCTTTAAGTTATGATGAG CTATTCCCAGCCCTGCCCAATGCTGGTCTCAGTCAAGTACCTGTAATGGAAGCGAGCGAAAGCAATTGGAGCAAGAATAGTGACATGCGCATTGCCTCCTCTGTTATAACTCAG GTATTCCGTGTTCCTTATGAAGAGAGAGTAAAGATCGATGGAAACAATCAATTCGGCGAATCCGCCTCTTCCCGTATCTGTGCCGACATTACCACCCGTACCAACGCCCACATTGAGATCTCCTCCGCCAAAGACCAGTCCCTGACTTTCTTGGTCACGGGTAAAAATGATGCCGTAATGAAGGCCAAGAGGCTCATCTTGGAGAAGTTCCAGACCCAGGCTCGTCAGATCGTCAAAATTCCCAAG GAGCATCATCGTTTCATTCTTGGAAAGAAGGGAAAGAAATTGCAAGAGTTGGAAAGTATTACAGCCACCAAAATCCAGATCCCCAATGCCAATGACAACTCAGACGAGATTGTCGTCGTCGGAACGAAAGACAGCATAGAAAAGGCTATGCACGAAGTTCGCCTTATTTCGGATGAGCAG AGCAAGCAAGCTTACGAGAAGCTAGAGATTCCCAAGCAGTATCATCCCTTCGTTTGTGGTGCAAGCAACGAAAAGATCGCTGCCCTGATGGCCGAAAACAACGTCAGGATTAATGTTCCTCCTCCCAGCGTCATGAAGAATGAAATTACCATCGCAGGAGAGAAAGATGGCGTCATCCTCTGCAAAGATTTAATTACTAAATGTTACAAGGAAATG GAACGTAAATGTCAGACTGTGTCTGTTGAAGTTCGTAAATCACAGCACAAGTATGTTATAGGACCACGTGGTGCAAACATCACAGAAATCTTACAGCAGACAGGAGTTTCTGTTGAAATGCCAACAACCGATTCTCCATCTGAAACTATAACTCTCCGTGGCCCTCAGGACAAACTTGGTCAGG CACTAACTTTGGTTTATGCTAAGGCCAATAGCTTTATGCAGATTGATGTTGAAGCACCCACTTGGCTTCACAAGTTTATTATTGGACGTAAAGGAGCTAACATCCGTCAAATTACCCAGGACCTTCCTAAA GTTCATGTAGAGTTTACCGACAAGCAAGGAGGTATCCGACTGGAAGGTCCTCCCGAAGAGGTCGAGGAAGCCAGGGAGAAGTTGGAAACTATGATTTCAGAGATGAAGAGCAAGCTGACTTACGATCAGATCACTGTGGATCCCAA GTTTTACAAGCATATCATCGGGAAGAGCGGCTCAAATATTAACAGGATTCGCAATGACACTGGTGTTCTCATCAATATCTCTGAAGCTGATGGAAGCAACCTTATTAGGCTAGAGGGAAGCCCTGAAGGTGTTTCACAGGCTAAAAAG GAATTGGAGGACATGGTTGCCAAAATGGAGAACGAAAAGGAAAGGGATATCATTATTGAGCAGAGATTCCATCGAACAATCATCGGCACCAAGGGAGACAAAATACGTGAAATCAGAGACAAATTCAATCAGGTTCAAATATCTTTCCCAGATCCAG GTGAGGCATCAGACATAGTTAGGATTCGTGGACCCAAGGATGATGTTGACCAGTGCTATGCGTTCCTGAAGCGTATGCTGCGCGAATTACTGGAATCGAACTTCCAGGTGAAAGTATCTATCTTCCGCCAGTTCCACAAATTTGTTATTGGCAAGGCTGGTGCAAACATTAATAAA ATCCGAGAGGAGACGAATACCCGCATTGACTTGCCTTCAGAAGGACAGAACAGTGATGAAATCATCATTACAGGGAAGAAAGAAAATTGTGAGAAAGCACGTGATCGCATTCAGAAGATTCAGGAAGAACTG GCCAACATTGTAGAATTGGACATCATAATTCCTTCAAAGTTCCATAACTCGATGATTGGGGCTGGTGGAAAACTGATTCAAAGTGTCAGTGAAGAATGTGGAGGTGTTGCCATCAAGTTCCCTCCTCCTGATTCAAACTCCGATAAG GTAACCATCAGAGGACCCAAGGATGAAGTCCAGAAAGCTAAGCAGATGTTAGTCGAGCTGAGCAATGAGAAGCAGTTAGCCAGTTTTACTACAGAG GTCCGCGCCAAACCTCAGCATCACCGATTCTTGATTGGAAGAAATGGTGGAAATATTCGCAAGATCCGTGATGCTACTGGGGCTAGAATTATTTTCCCCACAGACAAAGATGAGGATAAGGAACTCATAATCATTATGGGTAAAAAG GATTCTGTAGCAAAGGCTAAGGAACAGCTAGAGGCAACAATCAAAGAGCTTGATCTAATAGTCGAGGACACAATGACTGTGGATCCTAAACATCACCGTCATTTTGTTGCCCGAAGGGGAGAAGTTTTACGGCAGATTGGTGATCAGTACGGAGGAGTTACAGTCTCATTCCCAAGGGCTGGTGTTCAAAGTGACAAG GTAACTCTGAAAGGTGCGAAGGAGTGTGTAGAGGCAGCTAAAGCTCGTATTTCTGAAATTGTTACGGATTTGGACGAGATTATAAGCATGGAGGTGATTATTCCACAGAAATACCATCGCACAGTAATGGGAGCTCGCGGCAGTAAGGTTCAGGCCATCACTACAGAATTTGATGTACAGATAAAGTTCCCTGAgaaagacatgaataatgacatgtcacAGATGCAAATTAATGGAGAAGTAAATGGCGATGCAGAGCCGCCAGTTACAAGGCCCCAGGACATTGTTCGTTTGTCTGGCAAGAAAGAGAAGTGTGAAGGTGCTAGAGATGCTCTGTTGGCACTTGTCCCAATAACTGTAGAAGAACACGTAGCTTTTAGACATCACAGATACATCATCGGGCAAAAGGGGGAGAACGTTCGTAACATGATGACTGAGCACGACGTGAACATTCAAGTCCCACCTCCACAGGAGGAAAGCGATGTCATTAGGATCACAGGTCCCCCTGCCAACACGGAAAGAGCCAAGGAAGCTCTTAAGTTAAAGGTTGCCCAGCTCGAGGAGGAAGAACTGGATCGTCAGGCTAGGTCATTCCAGATTCGTATGGAAGTTGCTCCCGAGTATCACCCGAAGATCATTGGTAAGCGAGGAGCTGTGATCTCAAAGATCAGAGAGAAGCACGATGTAAATATTCAGTTCCCACCCAGAGGTGATCCGGAGGAGAGTGTAATAACTATTACAGGCTACGAAAAGAATGTAAGCGATGCCAAGGCTGCCATTTTAGCCAtaactggagaacttgacaagaTGGTCAAAGAAACCGTGGAAATTAACAGCAGAATTCACTCTCGCCTCATTGGAACTCGTGGCCGTGCTATTAGGAAAATTATGGAAGATTACAAG GTGGAAATTAAATTCCCACGGGGAGATGATGATCCGAACACAGTTACTATTATGGGAACCCAGGAGGATGTTGACGAATGCAAAGACCATCTTCTCAATCTGATGGAAGAATACATGCAAGATATTGTGGAGAGAGAGGATATGGAGTTCTACATGAGCCCAAATAAAGGTGGCTCCACTGGATTCCAGTCGGACGATTCGTCTCCTCAAGGACCAAGGGGTGGTGGTACTCCAGGAAAG AAGGGATTTGTGGTAAGCGGCGCTCCTTGGGCACAGGAGGCCCCTAACATGAATTCCTCTGAAGATTTCCCTTCCATGGGTGCACCAACATTACAGGCTGCAACACCTACCATCTGGGGGCCTCGTCGTTAA